One part of the Vitis riparia cultivar Riparia Gloire de Montpellier isolate 1030 chromosome 8, EGFV_Vit.rip_1.0, whole genome shotgun sequence genome encodes these proteins:
- the LOC117921106 gene encoding dirigent protein 22-like produces MAKTLTYFAFLFFSTVAAAVGDGHTFSRNLSPESLGLKREKLSHLHFYFHDVLTGPNPTVVRVAEAAVTNKSATLFGGVAVLDDPLTVGPEPSSKLVGRAQGMYAAASQKEFGLLMVMNFAFMEGKYNGSTLSVLGRNTIFSKVREMPIIGGSGVFRYARGYVEARTYSFNVKSGDAVVEYNVYAFHY; encoded by the coding sequence ATGGCTAAAACCCTTACTTACTTCGCCTTCCTCTTCTTCTCCACCGTCGCCGCTGCCGTCGGCGATGGCCACACTTTCTCCAGAAACCTTTCTCCCGAATCATTAGGCCTCAAGCGTGAGAAGCTCAGCCACCTCCACTTCTACTTCCATGACGTCCTTACCGGACCCAATCCCACCGTCGTGAGAGTGGCGGAGGCCGCCGTGACCAACAAGTCTGCCACGCTGTTCGGCGGGGTGGCGGTTCTGGACGATCCCTTGACTGTGGGGCCCGAACCCAGCTCCAAGTTGGTGGGAAGAGCTCAAGGAATGTACGCAGCGGCCTCGCAGAAGGAATTTGGTTTGTTGATGGTGATGAACTTTGCTTTCATGGAGGGAAAGTATAACGGCAGTACTCTCAGTGTTTTGGGACGAAACACAATCTTCTCGAAGGTGCGGGAGATGCCGATCATCGGCGGGAGTGGGGTTTTCCGATATGCACGTGGGTATGTTGAGGCGAGGACTTACAGCTTTAACGTCAAATCAGGAGATGCGGTTGTGGAGTATAATGTTTATGCTTTCCATTACTGA
- the LOC117920327 gene encoding carbon catabolite repressor protein 4 homolog 1-like, translating into MLSVLRVHLPSDIPIVGCELTPYVLLRRPDKNLTTEDVPESAPIEGHFLRYKWYRIQSDRKVAVCSVHPSEHATLQCLGCVKAKIPVAKSYHCSPKCFSDAWQHHRVLHDRAASAVNENGNEEEELFGRFNSTGSGSINTSLAPSASSASLANGSAPLYPAAVTQRSGGETWFEVGRSKTYTPTADDIGHVLKFECVVVDAETKLTVGHGSNILTSRVIPAPSPTPRHLISVSGVDMVGHLDSDGRISSAGTFTVLSYNILSDVFATSELYSYCPSWALSWPYRKQNLLREIVGYRADIVCLQEIQSDHFEEFFAPELDKHGYQALYKRKTNEVYTGNIHTIDGCATFFRRDRFSHVKKYEVEFNKAAQSLTDAVVPSAQKKTALNRLVKDNVALIAVLEAKFSYQGADIPGKRQLLCVANTHINVHQELKDVKLWQVHTLLKGLEKIAASADIPMLVCGDFNSVPGSAPHALLAMGKVDPMHPDLAIDPLGILRPASKLTHQLPLVSAYSSFARMGVGIGLEQQRRRLDPSTNEPLFTHCTRDFIGTLDYIFYTADSLTVESLLELLDEDSLRKDTALPSPEWSSDHIALLAEFRCKPRTRR; encoded by the exons ATGCTGAGCGTGCTTCGCGTTCACCTGCCATCCGATATTCCGATCGTTGGTTGTGAGCTCACGCCGTACGTGCTTCTCCGCCGGCCGGACAAGAACCTTACAACCGAGGATGTGCCGGAGTCTGCCCCAATCGAAGGCCACTTTTTGAGGTATAAGTG GTATCGTATACAAAGCGATAGAAAAGTAGCTGTCTGTAGTGTACATCCATCTGAGCATGCCACTTTGCAGTGCTTAGGTTGTGTGAAGGCCAAAATACCTGTTGCCAAAAGTTACCATTGCTCTCCTAAGTGCTTCTCGGATGCATGGCAGCATCATCGTGTTTTACATGATCGGGCTGCTAGTGCTGTAAATGAAAATGGGAATGAAGAGGAAGAGTTATTTGGCCGCTTCAATAGTACCGGATCTGGAAGTATCAATACTAGTTTAGCTCCTTCTGCATCAAGTGCTAGCTTGGCGAATGGTTCAGCACCTTTATATCCTGCTGCAGTTACTCAGAGAAGTGGTGGGGAAACTTGGTTTGAAGTTGGACGCTCTAAAACCTATACACCAACAGCCGATGATATTGGCCATGTTCTCAAATTTGAGTGTGTTGTGGTAGATGCAGAAACAAAACTGACCGTTGGACATGGCAGCAATATACTAACTTCCCGAGTCATTCCAGCTCCCTCACCTACTCCTCGTCACTTGATCTCAGTCAGTGGAGTTGATATGGTGGGGCATTTGGATTCAGATGGCCGTATATCATCTGCAGGAACCTTTACTGTGCTCTCATACAACATTTTGTCTGATGTGTTTGCCACCAGTGAATTATACAGTTACTGCCCCTCATGGGCTCTTTCTTGGCCTTACCGCAAGCAGAATTTATTACGGGAAATAGTTGGATATCGTGCTGACATTGTCTGTCTGCAAGAG ATTCAAAGTGATCATTTTGAGGAATTTTTTGCCCCAGAGCTGGACAAACATGGATATCAAGCACTTTACAAGAGAAAAACAAACGAG GTTTACACTGGTAATATCCATACAATTGATGGCTGTGCAACATTTTTTCGCAGGGATAGATTTTCACATGTCAAAAAATATGAG GTTGAATTTAATAAGGCTGCCCAGTCTTTGACGGACGCTGTGGTTCCAAGTGCTCAAAAGAAAACTGCTCTAAATCGACTAGTTAAG GATAATGTTGCACTAATAGCAGTCCTGGAAGCAAAATTCAGTTACCAGGGTGCTGATATTCCTGGGAAACGACAACTTCTTTGTGTG GCAAATACACACATAAATGTTCATCAAGAATTGAAAGATGTCAAGTTGTGGCag GTTCATACTCTCTTAAAAGGTTTGGAAAAAATAGCTGCCAGTGCAGACATTCCCATGCTGGTTTGTGGCGATTTTAATTCAGTTCCTGGAAG TGCACCACATGCACTTCTTGCGATGGGGAAAGTGGATCCAATGCATCCAGATTTAGCAATAGACCCTCTTGGAATTTTGCGCCCTGCCAGCAAGCTAACACATCAGCTGCCTCTG GTAAGTGCTTACTCATCCTTTGCAAGAATGGGGGTTGGCATTGGTTTGGAGCAACAGAGGAGAAGGTTGGACCCCTCAACAAATGAACCTTTATTTACACATTGCACTAGAGATTTTATTGGCACCCTTGATTACATATTTTATACAG CCGACTCTTTAACGGTGGAATCATTGTTGGAACTCTTGGATGAGGATAGCTTGAGAAAAGACACAGCACTTCCTTCTCCGGAGTGGTCCTCTGATCATATTGCCCTTCTGGCTGAATTTCGTTGCAAGCCTAGAACTAGGCGTTGA
- the LOC117920692 gene encoding dirigent protein 22-like, which translates to MARSLILFTIFLSTIAADAAASGASGKSHRFSRNLSPKSIGHKHEKLSHLHFYFHDIVTHHNPTTVRVAEATMSNTSVTTFGDVFVMGDPLTVGPEPSSKLVGRAQGIYASAWQEEVGLLMVMNFAFMEGKYNGSTLSVLERNTIFSEVREMPIIGGSGLFRFARGYVEARTYSFNVKSRNAVVEYNVHALHD; encoded by the coding sequence ATGGCTAGATCCCTCATCCTTTTCACTATATTCCTCTCCACCATCGCCGCAGACGCCGCGGCCTCCGGCGCTAGTGGGAAATCCCACCGTTTTTCCAGAAACCTTTCTCCCAAATCGATTGGCCACAAGCACGAGAAGCTCAGTCATCTCCACTTCTACTTCCACGACATCGTCACCCACCATAACCCCACCACCGTGAGGGTCGCTGAGGCCACCATGAGCAACACGTCGGTGACGACGTTCGGCGACGTGTTTGTGATGGGCGATCCTTTGACTGTGGGACCCGAACCCAGCTCCAAGCTGGTAGGAAGAGCCCAAGGAATATATGCGTCGGCGTGGCAGGAGGAAGTGGGCTTGTTGATGGTGATGAATTTTGCTTTCATGGAGGGCAAGTATAACGGCAGTACTCTCAGTGTTTTGGAACGAAACACCATTTTCTCAGAGGTGCGGGAGATGCCGATCATCGGCGGGAGTGGGCTTTTCCGATTTGCACGTGGGTATGTTGAGGCGAGGACTTACAGCTTTAACGTCAAATCAAGAAATGCGGTTGTGGAGTATAATGTTCATGCTTTGCATGACTGA
- the LOC117919853 gene encoding dirigent protein 2-like, translating to MAKLLILFTIFFSTIAAVAASGSSGESHRFSRNLSPESMGLKEEKLSHLHFYFHDIISGPKPTAVRVAEAAMTNKSATVFGAVLVMDDPLTVGPEPSSKLVGRAQGIYASASQEEMGLLMVLNFAFMEGKYNGSTLSVLGRNTIFSKVREMPIVGGSGLFRFARGYAQARTRTFNLEVVVEYNVYVFHY from the coding sequence ATGGCAAAACTCCTCATccttttcactattttcttctcCACCATAGCCGCCGTCGCGGCCTCCGGCTCCAGCGGGGAATCCCACCGTTTCTCCAGGAACCTTTCTCCGGAATCGATGGGCCTCAAGGAAGAGAAGCTCAGCCACCTTCACTTCTACTTCCACGACATCATCAGCGGCCCGAAACCCACCGCCGTGAGAGTCGCTGAGGCCGCCATGACCAACAAGTCGGCGACGGTGTTCGGCGCGGTGCTTGTGATGGACGATCCCTTGACTGTGGGACCCGAGCCCAGCTCCAAGCTGGTAGGAAGAGCCCAAGGAATATACGCATCGGCGTCGCAGGAGGAAATGGGCTTGTTGATGGTGCTGAATTTTGCTTTCATGGAGGGCAAGTACAACGGCAGTACTCTCAGTGTTTTGGGCCGAAACACTATCTTTTCAAAGGTGCGGGAGATGCCGATCGTCGGCGGCAGTGGGCTTTTCCGTTTTGCTCGTGGGTATGCTCAGGCGAGGACTCGCACCTTCAATCTAGAGGTTGTTGTGGAGTATAATGTTTATGTCTTTCATTACTGA
- the LOC117921108 gene encoding 60S ribosomal protein L21-1 produces the protein MPAGHGLRSRTRDLFARPFRKKGYIPLTTYLRTFRIGEYVDIKVNGAIHKGMPHKFYHGRTGKVWNVTKRAIGVEVNKQVGNRIIKKRIHVRVEHVQPSRCTEEFRLRKLKNDELKTAAKKNGEIISTKRQPEGPKPGFMVEGATLETVTPIPYDVVNDLKGGY, from the exons ATGCCGGCCGGACATGGACTTCGATCGAGGACTCGAGATCTCTTCGCCAGGCCCTTCAGGAAGAAGGGTTACATTCCTTTGACCACATATCTGAGAACCTTCCGCATCGGAGAGTACGTGGACATCAAGGTAAACGGCGCCATCCACAAGGGCATGCCCCACAAGTTCTACCATGGCCGCACTGGTAAGGTCTGGAACGTTACTAAGCGCGCCATCGGCGTCGAAGTAAACAAGCAG GTGGGTAACAGGATTATCAAGAAGCGGATCCATGTGCGTGTGGAGCATGTGCAACCTTCAAGATGCACTGAGGAATTCCGTCTGAGGAAGTTGAAGAATGATGAATTGAAGACAGCTGCAAAGAAGAACGGTGAAATCATCAGCACAAAGAGGCAGCCAGAGGGCCCTAAGCCAGGTTTCATGGTGGAAGGTGCAACTTTGGAAACTGTTACTCCGATCCCCTATGATGTTGTCAACGATCTCAAGGGTGGTTATTAG